A region from the Aquimarina sp. ERC-38 genome encodes:
- a CDS encoding SusC/RagA family TonB-linked outer membrane protein, which yields MKTKLCGILMLFIALVVHPLFAQEQSISGTVTDPSGLPLPGVNVVVKNSSNGTQTDFDGKYSISANNDDVLSFSFVGFATQEVTVGSTSTIDIQLAEDAAQLDEVIVTAQGITREKKSLGYSVSTVSSEEIQQQPQGDIGRILQGKAAGINITATNGVSGSGTNFIIRGYNSISGSNQPLFIVDGIPFDGGANEQTAFFDSVTESSRFLDLDPNSIEDVKVLKGLSATVLYGERGSNGVVLITTKSGSKRVANRKLEVTVSSSYFINEAVLPKFQTEFGGGFHQGFGFFFSNWGPNFNNTDPAPYGTSFRGVAEDGTILVEHPFGRLSDASLQVGFEDLINSNYRYQNYNSVENFFRTGSVSDNSISVRGSSDKATYNLSLGNLEDTGFTPGNKLRRTTISMGGNANLTNNLNVSGTLNYANTDYKTPPIAASAGSGTVGDGSSVFGDVLYTPRSVDLLGLPFQTADGRSIYYRSGNDIQNPLWTVNNAETNQNTSRIFGSFAFNYNFSDNIGANYQYTIDDYTEFGSYGQNRGGVDGNPLGIFRTTQSRNQIQSHTINLNYDKNITEDWNLRVIVGGQSRNDFFERDGVESTEQLAFGVLEHFNFVNHATVNSFTGNNIAFRSEENQLGLYSDITFGYKGAFFINLAGRNDWTSTLETDNFSLFYPAASISFIPTELFDGLVGDNGLDYLKLRIGYGTSAGFPVPFATRNTLALTTRTFVDSQSSVISSNAVSNRLGNPNLEPEEFREVEAGIDTQFFNNKLTLNVSVYKKESINLITDQFLDPASGFSVTQINAGSLENEGIEIDFGIKPITTENFRWELNGNFFADQNEITELPEGTDQIALTNTINGSAANYAIVGQPFGVLQGSAVQTDDNGNRIVGSNGEYLQTTDIEIIGDPNPDWTAGLTSSFTFFKDFTLSANMLYRHGGDIYSLTAGTLLGRGTVSFPIDRTATYILPGVKQDGTPNDIQVTATTVGFNTIGFGPNELQVYDGTTIRLQEVSLTYTMPERFLKNTFFGSLSLSLRGNNIWYKAVNFPDDIRFDTNTLSTGVGNGQGIDFITGPSSRRYGVSVRATF from the coding sequence ATGAAAACAAAGTTATGTGGGATTCTAATGCTTTTTATAGCATTAGTAGTGCATCCTTTATTTGCACAAGAACAATCTATCTCCGGTACGGTGACTGATCCATCGGGTTTGCCTTTACCTGGTGTTAATGTAGTTGTAAAGAATTCCAGTAATGGAACTCAGACAGATTTTGATGGGAAATATAGTATTTCTGCAAATAATGATGATGTATTGAGTTTCAGTTTTGTTGGTTTTGCAACTCAGGAAGTTACTGTAGGGTCTACTTCTACAATCGATATTCAACTTGCCGAAGATGCCGCTCAATTAGATGAGGTTATTGTAACCGCACAGGGTATTACGAGAGAGAAAAAGTCTTTAGGATATAGTGTAAGTACTGTTTCTTCTGAAGAAATTCAACAACAACCTCAGGGGGATATTGGGCGAATACTCCAAGGTAAAGCAGCCGGTATAAACATTACAGCAACCAACGGCGTTTCTGGTTCTGGAACCAACTTTATTATTCGTGGTTACAATTCTATTTCAGGAAGCAATCAACCTCTTTTTATAGTCGACGGAATTCCTTTCGACGGAGGGGCTAATGAACAAACCGCATTTTTTGATTCTGTAACTGAATCAAGTAGATTTTTGGACTTAGACCCAAATTCTATTGAGGATGTCAAAGTTTTAAAAGGGCTTAGTGCTACGGTTTTATATGGAGAGCGAGGAAGTAATGGGGTAGTTTTAATTACTACAAAAAGTGGTAGTAAGAGAGTGGCTAATAGAAAACTGGAAGTAACCGTATCAAGTTCTTATTTTATCAATGAAGCAGTTTTACCTAAGTTTCAAACAGAATTTGGAGGTGGTTTTCATCAAGGTTTTGGTTTTTTCTTTAGTAACTGGGGGCCAAATTTCAATAATACCGATCCAGCACCGTACGGTACTTCATTTAGAGGTGTTGCTGAGGATGGTACCATACTAGTAGAACATCCCTTTGGACGTCTTTCAGATGCTTCTCTACAAGTAGGTTTTGAAGACTTGATAAATTCTAACTATAGATATCAAAACTATAATAGTGTAGAAAACTTCTTTAGAACCGGTAGTGTTAGTGATAATTCGATAAGTGTTCGAGGATCTTCGGATAAAGCTACTTATAACTTAAGTTTAGGGAATTTGGAAGACACGGGATTCACGCCTGGTAATAAACTTAGAAGAACTACCATTTCCATGGGAGGTAACGCAAATTTAACTAATAACCTCAATGTAAGTGGAACCTTAAACTATGCTAATACGGACTACAAAACTCCACCTATTGCTGCTTCTGCAGGAAGTGGAACTGTAGGAGATGGTTCGTCTGTTTTTGGAGATGTTTTATATACACCGCGTAGTGTAGATTTATTAGGTCTTCCATTTCAAACAGCAGACGGAAGAAGTATCTATTATCGATCCGGAAATGATATTCAAAATCCTCTATGGACGGTTAATAATGCAGAAACTAATCAAAATACTAGTCGTATCTTTGGAAGTTTTGCTTTCAACTACAATTTCAGTGATAATATCGGTGCAAATTATCAATACACCATTGATGATTACACCGAGTTTGGTTCATACGGTCAAAATAGAGGCGGTGTAGATGGTAATCCTCTAGGAATCTTTCGAACCACACAATCGCGTAATCAAATTCAAAGTCATACAATTAATTTGAATTATGATAAGAATATTACGGAAGATTGGAATCTAAGAGTTATTGTAGGTGGACAATCTAGAAATGATTTCTTCGAACGGGATGGGGTTGAAAGTACAGAACAATTAGCATTTGGAGTATTAGAACATTTTAACTTTGTAAACCACGCTACTGTTAATAGTTTTACCGGGAATAATATTGCTTTTAGATCTGAAGAAAATCAATTAGGTTTATATTCTGATATAACCTTCGGATATAAGGGCGCTTTCTTTATTAACTTAGCAGGAAGAAACGATTGGACTTCTACTTTAGAAACGGATAATTTTAGTTTATTTTATCCAGCTGCCAGTATTTCTTTTATTCCTACTGAATTATTTGATGGCTTAGTAGGTGACAATGGACTAGATTATCTTAAATTAAGAATTGGTTATGGTACCTCAGCTGGATTTCCTGTTCCTTTTGCTACCAGAAACACATTGGCCTTGACAACCCGAACCTTTGTAGATTCTCAAAGTAGTGTAATTTCAAGTAATGCCGTAAGTAATAGATTAGGAAATCCTAATTTGGAACCTGAAGAATTTCGTGAAGTGGAAGCAGGTATTGACACTCAATTTTTCAATAACAAATTAACTTTAAATGTTAGTGTTTATAAAAAAGAATCAATAAATCTAATTACTGATCAATTTTTAGATCCTGCCTCAGGATTCTCAGTAACTCAGATAAATGCTGGTTCATTAGAAAATGAAGGTATTGAAATTGATTTTGGTATAAAACCTATTACCACTGAAAATTTTAGGTGGGAATTAAACGGAAACTTTTTTGCGGATCAAAATGAGATAACAGAACTTCCAGAAGGTACTGACCAAATTGCTTTAACTAATACAATAAATGGTAGTGCGGCTAACTACGCTATAGTAGGACAACCCTTTGGTGTTTTACAAGGTAGTGCGGTGCAGACAGATGATAACGGAAATCGCATTGTTGGTTCAAATGGGGAATATTTACAAACTACAGATATAGAAATTATTGGTGATCCTAATCCTGATTGGACTGCTGGTTTAACTAGTTCTTTTACCTTCTTTAAGGATTTTACTTTATCTGCTAATATGTTATATAGGCATGGAGGTGATATTTATTCACTAACTGCAGGAACACTTTTAGGGAGAGGAACCGTTAGTTTTCCAATCGATCGAACTGCAACTTACATTCTACCTGGTGTAAAGCAGGACGGAACACCAAATGATATTCAGGTTACTGCTACCACCGTTGGATTTAATACTATAGGATTTGGACCTAATGAACTACAAGTTTATGATGGCACTACTATTAGATTGCAAGAAGTTAGTTTAACGTATACCATGCCAGAAAGATTTTTAAAAAACACATTTTTTGGTTCACTATCCTTATCTTTAAGAGGAAACAATATTTGGTATAAAGCAGTTAACTTTCCTGACGATATCCGTTTTGATACGAATACGTTAAGTACTGGAGTAGGAAATGGTCAAGGTATCGACTTCATTACAGGTCCATCTTCGCGTAGATATGGTGTAAGTGTGAGGGCAACTTTTTAA
- the rpsL gene encoding 30S ribosomal protein S12, with protein MPTISQLVRKGRAKITKKSKSAALDSCPQRRGVCTRVYTTTPKKPNSAMRKVARVRLTNGKEVNAYIGGEGHNLQEHSIVLVRGGRVKDLPGVRYHIVRGALDTAGVEGRTQRRSKYGAKRPKK; from the coding sequence ATGCCAACAATTTCACAATTAGTACGAAAAGGTAGAGCCAAAATAACCAAGAAGAGTAAATCGGCTGCTTTGGATTCGTGCCCGCAACGTCGCGGAGTGTGTACGCGTGTTTATACCACTACACCTAAAAAACCAAATTCTGCAATGCGTAAAGTTGCAAGGGTACGGTTAACTAACGGTAAAGAGGTAAATGCGTACATAGGTGGCGAAGGACACAATTTACAAGAGCACTCGATAGTATTGGTTAGAGGCGGTAGGGTGAAAGATTTGCCGGGAGTTAGATATCATATTGTTCGTGGAGCTTTAGACACCGCTGGTGTTGAAGGTAGAACGCAAAGAAGGTCTAAGTACGGTGCAAAACGCCCTAAAAAGTAA
- the rpsG gene encoding 30S ribosomal protein S7 translates to MRKRKAKKRPILPDPRFNDQLVTRFVNMMMWDGKKSVAFKIFYDAIDLVDERKQNEEKTALEMWKDALSNVMPHVEVRSRRVGGATFQIPNPIRPDRKVSTAMKWLIQFSRKRNEKSMAQKLAAEIIAAEKEEGAAVKKRVDTHKMAEANKAFSHFRF, encoded by the coding sequence ATGAGAAAAAGAAAGGCGAAAAAAAGACCTATTTTACCAGATCCTAGGTTTAACGATCAGCTAGTAACCCGTTTTGTAAACATGATGATGTGGGACGGTAAAAAATCAGTAGCGTTTAAAATATTTTATGATGCTATTGACCTAGTTGACGAAAGAAAGCAAAACGAAGAAAAAACCGCACTTGAAATGTGGAAGGATGCATTATCCAATGTAATGCCTCACGTAGAAGTGCGAAGTCGAAGAGTAGGAGGAGCTACTTTTCAAATTCCAAACCCTATTCGACCAGATAGAAAAGTATCTACTGCAATGAAATGGCTTATTCAGTTTTCTAGAAAGAGAAATGAAAAGTCTATGGCACAGAAATTAGCTGCTGAAATTATTGCAGCAGAAAAAGAAGAAGGCGCTGCAGTTAAAAAGAGAGTAGATACTCATAAAATGGCAGAAGCAAATAAAGCATTTTCACACTTTAGATTTTAA